One Siniperca chuatsi isolate FFG_IHB_CAS linkage group LG8, ASM2008510v1, whole genome shotgun sequence DNA segment encodes these proteins:
- the sting1 gene encoding stimulator of interferon genes protein isoform X1 — protein MQCLQDQDALIPRPRGTLPKVCAASLAAITIGGIMFLSPERLFGWVAMVILTLTLGPLLHGLCLLAEEMLYHSNTRYRGRGLLSHVLPACGFGGKTLLAAGLAGLMLYLAGHPLPHKSQCWKLLILASVLYALFKSLGVLGPSEVEVSDICEGRKMNVAHGLAWSFYLGYLRLVLPHLEASIAAFRATHHISSPFCGRGSRKLLILIPLNANISHKLEDEDNNIRFYDNLPNTEIDRAGVRRRVYKHSVYTVLNEHGKAHECVVEYATPLLTLYSMSQESSAGFGEPERRQQVLLFYRTLQDILERSLECRNHYKLILLNDENEDDPHFLSKAILRHLQQQEKEEFYLTPPDDGDGAPVGTNFAKMVDPLVQISSAIDRDWHHPEPMSREPTLMYSLEEPQPLKEPVENTDHYYGKI, from the exons ATGCAGTGCCTCCAAGATCAGGATGCTCTCATCCCTCGGCCTCGTGGGACTTTGCCTAAGGTGTGTGCTGCGTCGCTGGCTGCCATAACAATAGGAGGCATCATGTTTCTGTCTCCTGAAAGGTTATTTGGTTGGGTTGCCATGGTAATACTCACCTTGACCCTTGGCCCTCTACTGCACGGGCTCTGTCTGCTAGCAGAGGAGATGCTGTACCATTCAAACACAAG GTATCGAGGCCGAGGGCTGCTGAGCCATGTGCTGCCAGCCTGTGGTTTTGGGGGAAAGACCCTGCTGGCTGCAGGGCTGGCAGGCCTTATGCTCTACCTGGCCGGTCATCCTCTGCCACACAAAAGTCAGTGCTGGAAACTCCTCATCCTGGCCTCGGTTCTTTACGCGCTGTTCAAAAGCCTGGGAGTCCTG GGTCCGTCAGAGGTGGAGGTGTCAGACATCTGCGAGGGGAGGAAGATGAACGTCGCCCACGGCCTGGCGTGGTCCTTCTACCTGGGCTATCTGCGACTGGTGCTGCCGC ATTTGGAGGCTTCCATCGCAGCATTTCGTGCCACCCATCACATCAGCAGCCCCTTCTGCGGTCGTGGCTCCAGGAAGCTCCTCATCCTCATACCTCTCAATGCCAACATCTCTCACAAGCTGGAGGATGAGGACAACAACATCCGTTTCTATGACAACCTCCCCAACACTGAGATTGACAGGGCAGGAGTCCGGCGGCGGGTCTACAAGCACAGCGTCTACACAGTACTGAACGAGCATGGGAAG GCCCATGAGTGTGTGGTGGAGTATGCAACGCCTCTGCTGACGCTTTACAGCATGTCCCAGGAGAGCAGCGCTGGTTTCGGGGAGCCTGAGCGCAGACAGCAGGTTCTGCTGTTCTACAGGACCCTGCAGGACATACTGGAGCGCTCGCTGGAGTGTCGCAACCACTACAAACTCATCCTGCTCAATG aTGAGAATGAAGACGACCCTCACTTCCTGTCCAAGGCCATCCTCAGacacctgcagcagcaggagaaagaggagTTCTACCTCACCCCACCTGATGATGGAGATGGTGCGCCTGTTGGCACAAACTTCGCCAAGATGGTGGACCCGTTGGTGCAAATTTCAAGTGCCATAGACAGGGACTGGCACCACCCTGAGCCAATGAGCAGGGAGCCCACGCTCATGTATAGCCTGGAGGAACCTCAGCCTCTAAAGGAACCTGTTGAGAACACCGACCATTATTatggaaaaatataa
- the si:ch211-39i2.2 gene encoding DNA damage-inducible transcript 4-like protein-like: protein MVYTTALLFGHGVPVLPEEESLVEMIGKYFCQLTAAGIKTSSARRGSVDSCDERDNRSPFANLDTVLEQGERLLQQDVTRQIEHCLTEAKASILHCQVLLLPRQMTARVGQDVVRSSADEPCGLRGASIKVYVEGKDGLKSVGSIFPDPSVTSTFELSVIFKADKDDGWPSLMHIFDPNKVVKLRPEYRLVKRKLYSSASPVIHDFN, encoded by the exons ATGGTCTATACCACGGCTCTGCTCTTTGGACACGGAGTGCCCGTCTTGCCAGAAGAAGAAAGTCTCGTAGAGATGATCGGAAAGTACTTCTGCCAGCTCACAGCCGCGGGCATAAAGACGAGTTCAGCCCGGCGGGGGAGCGTCGACAGCTGCGACGAGAGAGATAACCGCTCGCCTT TTGCCAACTTGGACACTGTTTTGGAGCAGGGGGAGCGGCTCCTTCAGCAGGATGTGACCCGGCAGATAGAGCACTGTCTGACAGAGGCCAAAGCTTCCATCCTCCACTGCcaagtgctgctgctgcctcgcCAGATGACCGCCAGGGTGGGCCAGGACGTGGTGCGCTCCTCTGCTGATGAGCCCTGCGGGCTCCGGGGCGCCTCCATCAAAGTCTATGTGGAGGGCAAAGATGGCCTGAAGTCTGTGGGGAGCATCTTCCCAGACCCAAGTGTCACCTCGACGTTTGAACTGTCTGTGATCTTCAAGGCAGACAAGGATGACGGCTGGCCGTCACTCATGCACATCTTTGATCCCAACAAAGTGGTGAAGCTGAGACCAGAGTACCGGCTAGTGAAGAGGAAGCTCTACTCCTCCGCCAGCCCTGTCATCCATGATTTCAACTAG
- the sting1 gene encoding stimulator of interferon genes protein isoform X2 has translation MLSSLGLVGLCLRYRGRGLLSHVLPACGFGGKTLLAAGLAGLMLYLAGHPLPHKSQCWKLLILASVLYALFKSLGVLGPSEVEVSDICEGRKMNVAHGLAWSFYLGYLRLVLPHLEASIAAFRATHHISSPFCGRGSRKLLILIPLNANISHKLEDEDNNIRFYDNLPNTEIDRAGVRRRVYKHSVYTVLNEHGKAHECVVEYATPLLTLYSMSQESSAGFGEPERRQQVLLFYRTLQDILERSLECRNHYKLILLNDENEDDPHFLSKAILRHLQQQEKEEFYLTPPDDGDGAPVGTNFAKMVDPLVQISSAIDRDWHHPEPMSREPTLMYSLEEPQPLKEPVENTDHYYGKI, from the exons ATGCTCTCATCCCTCGGCCTCGTGGGACTTTGCCTAAG GTATCGAGGCCGAGGGCTGCTGAGCCATGTGCTGCCAGCCTGTGGTTTTGGGGGAAAGACCCTGCTGGCTGCAGGGCTGGCAGGCCTTATGCTCTACCTGGCCGGTCATCCTCTGCCACACAAAAGTCAGTGCTGGAAACTCCTCATCCTGGCCTCGGTTCTTTACGCGCTGTTCAAAAGCCTGGGAGTCCTG GGTCCGTCAGAGGTGGAGGTGTCAGACATCTGCGAGGGGAGGAAGATGAACGTCGCCCACGGCCTGGCGTGGTCCTTCTACCTGGGCTATCTGCGACTGGTGCTGCCGC ATTTGGAGGCTTCCATCGCAGCATTTCGTGCCACCCATCACATCAGCAGCCCCTTCTGCGGTCGTGGCTCCAGGAAGCTCCTCATCCTCATACCTCTCAATGCCAACATCTCTCACAAGCTGGAGGATGAGGACAACAACATCCGTTTCTATGACAACCTCCCCAACACTGAGATTGACAGGGCAGGAGTCCGGCGGCGGGTCTACAAGCACAGCGTCTACACAGTACTGAACGAGCATGGGAAG GCCCATGAGTGTGTGGTGGAGTATGCAACGCCTCTGCTGACGCTTTACAGCATGTCCCAGGAGAGCAGCGCTGGTTTCGGGGAGCCTGAGCGCAGACAGCAGGTTCTGCTGTTCTACAGGACCCTGCAGGACATACTGGAGCGCTCGCTGGAGTGTCGCAACCACTACAAACTCATCCTGCTCAATG aTGAGAATGAAGACGACCCTCACTTCCTGTCCAAGGCCATCCTCAGacacctgcagcagcaggagaaagaggagTTCTACCTCACCCCACCTGATGATGGAGATGGTGCGCCTGTTGGCACAAACTTCGCCAAGATGGTGGACCCGTTGGTGCAAATTTCAAGTGCCATAGACAGGGACTGGCACCACCCTGAGCCAATGAGCAGGGAGCCCACGCTCATGTATAGCCTGGAGGAACCTCAGCCTCTAAAGGAACCTGTTGAGAACACCGACCATTATTatggaaaaatataa